TCCTCCTGAGGGTGTGGAGAAGCCGAGGGTCAACACCGCGACCGACGCGGTGGCGAGGGACAGTGTGGTGGCTTTGCGCATGCGGAGCTTCATGCTTTTCCCATCGACTCCGCCGGGCGCGACATGCGGGATTGTGACGAAAGTCGCATCGGGGGGCATATGCGCCTTTTGTCCGCCTTGTCGGGCTTGCGCGTGAGCGGGGCCTTGCCGAGTGGTAGCGGCGCACATGCGCTGTTACCAGGCGCGTTGCCGATGCCTGGCGGTGGGGCCCTTGCGGACTGGCGGGCGCCTCGCGAAACGTGACATCCGACACACTCGGCCGGAGGCGACTTTCAGCCGCGGGCGCGCCGGCCCTCGCGGGCCTCTTTCACGATGCGAGCGGCGCGCTCGGGGGCCGCCTCCTGCATGGGCTGGGACATGGGGGCATCGTCACATGGGCCTGTGACACGGAAACCGGGAGACGACGCGTCTCAGTCGTCTGGCGACCCGCCTCCAAGGCCCAGGAACCGTTCGAAGTACGCCCCGAGCTTCTCGATGACGCGCTGCTTCTTCTCGCCGTGGCCACCGTCAGCGCTGAAGCGTGAGGCGGGAGGGAGCACCTTGGTGATCGCGGTGCCGCCGGTCCGGAGCGCACCTTCGCGGAAGGCCGCATCGATGAACTCGCGGGCGCGGTCCGGGCGGAGATTCTCCTCGGCGATGATCGCGTCCAACTCGGCCTCGCGGCGGGCTGCGATGAAGGCCTGCCATTCGTCGTCAACGGAGCCGTCGACGGTGACGCGTTCCACGAAGTCCTCGATGAGGTCGCGCTTGTTGCGCAGCGACGGGCTCGCATCGACGGCGCGGGAGATCTCCGCACGCAGTTCCTTGTTATCGCCGTCGCCGTGGCTGGCGCGGTGCTTGTCCACCAGCATGAGGATGTAGTCGACGTTGATCTCGACCTGCTTGATCAGTTCGATCTCGAACACCACGTCGTCGTTGATCGCTTCCTTGTCCGCATCGGTGTCCTTGCGGAACTCGGCATACAGATCGAGATAGACGCTGCGGTAGTCCTGGCTCTGGCGGGGCTCCAGGATCTCGTTGCCCGCGAAGTCGTCGAACGAGGTGAGGATGTTGGTCAGGCGCAGGATCGCTCCGAACAGGGCGATGAAGTCCTTCTGGGCGGTCTCGCCCACAATCTGCTGGCCAAGCGGGAAGCGGTCGAGCAGTTCTGCGACCTTGGTGGCGTAGTCGGCGTAGTACTCGGCGTAGGGCTTGAGGAGCACGATGCCACGGGCATCCTTGTTGCCGAACAGTTCGAGGGCCTTGTTGGTCTCGTCTTCGAGGTCGCGGAAGGCCACGATGTTGCCGTAGGTCTTGACGGAGTTGAGGATGCGGTTGGTGCGCGAGTATGCCTGGATCAGTCCGTGGGCGCGCAGGTTCTTGTCCACCCACAGGGTGTTGAGCGTGGTGGCGTCGAAGCCCGTGAGGAACATGTTGACCACGATCACCATGTCCAGCTCGCGGTTCTTCAGCCGCTGTGAGAGGTCCTTGTAGTAGTTGCCGAACTTGTCTGCCGTGGTGTCGTAGCTGGTGCCGAACATCTGGTTGTAGTCCGCGATCGCGATCTCGAGTTGCGTGCGCGCGTCACCGGTGAGGCCGTCCGTGTCGAATGCCTCGTCGTCCAGCGTCGTGTCGTCGGGCGCTTCGTTGGCTGCGTAGGAGTAGATCATGCCGATCTTCAGCCGCTGCGCCTCCGGCAGGTCCTTTTGCGCCGTGGCGAACGCAAAGTAATAGCGGGTGGCCGCCTCGATCGACGCGGTGGCAAAGATCGCGTTGAAGCCGCGCACCCTCTTGCTCGCGCGGACCGCGTCGGCCTGACGCCGGGCGCGGGAAGACTCGGCGACGTTGGTGACCACCGAATGCTCGTAGCTGGAGGCGCGTCTGGTCTTCTGGTCGAAGTGCTCCAGCGTGTATTGGACGATCTCGCCGATGCGCCTGGGGTCCAGCAGCGCCTTCTCCGTGTCGATCGCGGAGACCTGGGCGTCGGCGACGTTTCCCACCTTGATGGTGTTGACGTAGTCGATGCGGAAGGGCAGCACGTTCTTGTCGGTGATCGCGTCCACGATCGTGTACGTGTGGAGCTTGTCGCCGAACGCCTGCTCGGTGGTCTTCAGTTGCGGGTTGCCGCCCGTGCCTGCGTTGACGGCGAAGATGGGGGTGCCGGTGAAGCCGAACAAGTTGTAGCGCTTGAACGCCTTGGTGATGGCCGCGTGCATGTCGCCAAACTGGCTGCGGTGGCACTCGTCGAAGATCAGGACGACGTGACGCGA
The Demequina sp. TMPB413 DNA segment above includes these coding regions:
- a CDS encoding type I restriction endonuclease subunit R codes for the protein MRYDPIAVSAESTVVAEYVPDVASQAAYQSESALEQELIRLLQTQAYEYLPITSEEQLVANLRTQLEALNSVVFTDAEWDRFFATCIAGKNDGIVEKTVRVQEDHVQILKRDDGSTKNITLLDKRNVHNNRLQVINQYEIDRADPSDTHSAGATYANRYDVTVLVNGLPMVHIELKRRGVDIREAFNQIDRYQRDSFWAGSGLFEYVQLFVISNGTLTKYYSNTTRYAHLKDAQKPGKGRKTSNSFEFTSWWADAQNKPITDLTSFAKTFFAKHTLLNILTRYCVLTADRLLLVMRPYQIVATERILQRIDVSITPGNHKPLGTTAAGGYVWHTTGSGKTLTSFKTAQLASKLASVDKVLFVVDRKDLDYQTMREYDRFEKGSANSNTSTAVLKKQLEDPGARIIITTIQKLANFVAANKGHQIYSRHVVLIFDECHRSQFGDMHAAITKAFKRYNLFGFTGTPIFAVNAGTGGNPQLKTTEQAFGDKLHTYTIVDAITDKNVLPFRIDYVNTIKVGNVADAQVSAIDTEKALLDPRRIGEIVQYTLEHFDQKTRRASSYEHSVVTNVAESSRARRQADAVRASKRVRGFNAIFATASIEAATRYYFAFATAQKDLPEAQRLKIGMIYSYAANEAPDDTTLDDEAFDTDGLTGDARTQLEIAIADYNQMFGTSYDTTADKFGNYYKDLSQRLKNRELDMVIVVNMFLTGFDATTLNTLWVDKNLRAHGLIQAYSRTNRILNSVKTYGNIVAFRDLEDETNKALELFGNKDARGIVLLKPYAEYYADYATKVAELLDRFPLGQQIVGETAQKDFIALFGAILRLTNILTSFDDFAGNEILEPRQSQDYRSVYLDLYAEFRKDTDADKEAINDDVVFEIELIKQVEINVDYILMLVDKHRASHGDGDNKELRAEISRAVDASPSLRNKRDLIEDFVERVTVDGSVDDEWQAFIAARREAELDAIIAEENLRPDRAREFIDAAFREGALRTGGTAITKVLPPASRFSADGGHGEKKQRVIEKLGAYFERFLGLGGGSPDD